In Salisediminibacterium beveridgei, one DNA window encodes the following:
- a CDS encoding CoB--CoM heterodisulfide reductase iron-sulfur subunit B family protein has protein sequence MKYAFFPGCTLESAAEELMISTKKVAEAIGVELIELDGWTCCGASHIQDIDESLSDSINARNIALAEEMSLPLLTVCNTCTLMLKNSKTKLDRDDQKKKVINQHLEYSSKAYQGTSEVTHFLWMIIKDYGLDELKKLIRRPLSGLKVANFYGCHIIRPADVMGFEDPLNPRSLEMVVEALGAEAVDYDQRLACCGFHSVFPAEKEALSLTAKNCNLSKASNADCIVTPCPLCQMQLDMYQPDAQKMVKEEITMPILHLPQLIGLALGFEPEELGIKRHIIDVMPNLKVAIGIV, from the coding sequence ATGAAATATGCCTTCTTTCCAGGATGTACGCTGGAATCCGCAGCGGAAGAACTCATGATCTCAACGAAGAAAGTCGCGGAAGCAATAGGCGTGGAATTAATCGAGCTGGATGGATGGACATGCTGCGGCGCCAGTCACATTCAGGATATTGATGAATCTCTAAGCGACTCTATTAATGCGCGTAACATTGCTTTAGCAGAGGAGATGAGCCTTCCCTTATTGACAGTATGCAATACATGTACCTTAATGCTGAAAAACTCCAAAACGAAGCTTGATAGAGATGATCAAAAAAAGAAAGTCATCAATCAACATCTTGAGTACAGCAGTAAAGCCTATCAAGGAACATCTGAAGTTACGCATTTTCTCTGGATGATCATAAAGGATTATGGATTAGACGAACTGAAAAAACTGATTCGAAGACCATTGAGCGGCCTGAAAGTCGCAAATTTCTATGGATGTCATATCATTAGACCTGCAGATGTTATGGGTTTTGAAGATCCGCTGAATCCTCGTTCACTTGAAATGGTTGTGGAAGCCCTTGGTGCTGAGGCGGTTGACTATGATCAGCGCCTTGCCTGCTGCGGGTTTCATTCGGTCTTCCCTGCAGAGAAAGAAGCACTGTCACTAACAGCTAAAAACTGCAATCTCTCTAAAGCATCAAATGCAGATTGTATTGTAACACCATGCCCATTATGTCAAATGCAATTGGATATGTACCAACCTGATGCACAGAAAATGGTGAAAGAAGAAATCACAATGCCAATTCTGCATCTCCCGCAGTTAATCGGATTGGCATTAGGGTTTGAGCCAGAAGAATTAGGAATCAAAAGACACATCATTGATGTAATGCCAAACCTGAAAGTGGCAATCGGAATAGTGTGA
- the fsa gene encoding fructose-6-phosphate aldolase has product MKFFVDTANLEDIKRANKIGILAGVTTNPSLVAKEGVKFEDRVEAICQAAPKLESVSAEVTPDALTAEDMIAQAEELIKINDGDEKITIKVPMNLAGLEACRYLTEKGVKVNVTLIFTVNQALLAARAGATYVSPFLGRLDDISEDGVQLLEKIAELFRLHQLDSQIIAASVRHPDHITRVAMAGADIATVPFKLIDQLTKHPLTDQGIDKFAADWQNAIK; this is encoded by the coding sequence ATGAAATTTTTTGTTGATACAGCGAATCTGGAGGACATTAAGCGTGCGAATAAAATCGGTATCCTGGCTGGGGTCACGACCAACCCATCCCTGGTCGCCAAAGAAGGGGTAAAATTCGAAGATCGGGTCGAAGCGATCTGTCAGGCTGCGCCCAAGTTGGAATCGGTCTCTGCCGAAGTGACACCTGATGCGTTAACCGCTGAAGACATGATCGCCCAGGCGGAAGAGCTGATCAAGATTAACGATGGCGATGAAAAAATCACGATTAAAGTACCCATGAACCTGGCGGGCCTTGAAGCATGCCGCTACCTTACCGAAAAAGGGGTCAAAGTCAACGTCACCCTGATTTTCACTGTCAATCAGGCACTTCTCGCAGCCCGCGCAGGTGCGACGTACGTCTCCCCGTTCCTCGGGCGTCTCGATGACATCTCAGAAGACGGCGTACAGCTTCTCGAGAAGATTGCCGAACTGTTCCGGCTTCATCAGCTCGATTCACAAATCATCGCCGCCTCCGTCCGCCATCCGGATCATATCACCCGGGTTGCCATGGCAGGGGCAGACATTGCCACGGTGCCATTTAAGCTGATTGATCAACTGACGAAACACCCGCTTACCGATCAGGGCATTGATAAGTTCGCAGCCGACTGGCAAAACGCCATTAAATAG
- the tkt gene encoding transketolase yields MQTAEHQTIERLSINTIRTLSIDAVEKANSGHPGLPMGAAPMAYQLWTKHMNHHPKNPDWFNRDRFVLSAGHGSMLLYSLLHVSGYDLTKDDLKQFRQWGSKTPGHPEYGHTEGVEATTGPLGQGIGMAVGMAMAERHLAATFNKPDFDLVDHYTYALCGDGDLMEGVASEAASLAAHLKLGRLIVLYDSNDISLDGDLNRSFSENVADRFSSYGWQVLRVEDGNDLNEIDQAITAAKQNLEQPTMIEVKTTIGFGSPNRAGSSAAHGAPLGKEEIKLTKEAYGWPYEEDFFVPDEVYAHFQSDVIEAGKQKEAQWQQLLSSYEEKYPEAAKQFRNAITDTLPEQWTEQLPSYEMGTDPASRASSGEAINAIAKAVPHFFGGSADLAGSNKTTIKDVGDFTPTDYAGRNIWFGVREFAMGAALNGMTLHGGIKAFGGTFFVFSDYLRPAIRLAALMNLPVTYVFTHDSVAVGEDGPTHQPVEQLASLRAMPNLNVIRPADGNETSAAWEVAMTATETPTALVLSRQNLPTIEGTKENARDGVKKGAYVVSAPDAEEPAALLLATGSEVKLAIDAKEELAKENIPVSVVSMPSWDLFEAQSKAYKDSVLTPKVKTRLAIEMAASLGWDHYTGEHGAVHCIDGFGASGAMDKVLNEYGFTTDQIVTKVKGLLQSE; encoded by the coding sequence ATGCAAACTGCAGAACATCAAACGATTGAAAGGTTATCCATCAACACGATCCGTACCCTGTCCATTGATGCCGTTGAAAAAGCGAATTCCGGTCACCCGGGGCTTCCGATGGGCGCAGCGCCGATGGCGTATCAGCTCTGGACAAAGCATATGAATCATCACCCGAAAAATCCTGACTGGTTCAACAGAGACCGGTTCGTCTTATCTGCCGGTCACGGGTCGATGTTACTTTACAGCCTGCTGCATGTTTCCGGCTACGACTTAACCAAAGACGACCTGAAACAGTTCCGTCAATGGGGCAGTAAAACCCCCGGGCATCCTGAATACGGGCACACTGAAGGCGTGGAAGCGACTACCGGACCCCTCGGCCAGGGGATCGGCATGGCTGTCGGGATGGCCATGGCCGAACGCCATCTGGCGGCAACATTCAACAAACCGGATTTCGATCTCGTTGATCATTACACCTACGCCCTATGCGGGGATGGCGATCTGATGGAAGGTGTCGCTTCAGAAGCCGCTTCACTGGCAGCACACTTGAAACTCGGACGGCTGATTGTCCTCTACGATTCCAACGACATCTCTCTTGACGGCGATTTGAACCGCTCGTTCTCGGAGAACGTCGCTGATCGTTTTTCATCCTACGGCTGGCAGGTCCTCCGTGTGGAGGACGGGAATGACCTGAATGAGATCGATCAGGCCATCACAGCAGCCAAACAAAATCTTGAACAGCCGACGATGATCGAAGTGAAAACGACCATCGGTTTCGGTTCACCAAACCGCGCAGGCTCATCGGCCGCCCACGGAGCTCCGCTTGGTAAAGAGGAAATCAAACTGACAAAAGAAGCCTACGGCTGGCCCTATGAAGAAGATTTTTTCGTTCCGGACGAAGTCTATGCACACTTCCAATCCGACGTGATCGAAGCCGGAAAACAAAAAGAAGCGCAGTGGCAACAACTGCTGTCGTCCTACGAAGAGAAATACCCGGAAGCGGCCAAGCAGTTTCGTAACGCCATCACCGACACCCTCCCTGAACAATGGACGGAACAACTGCCGTCCTACGAAATGGGCACCGACCCTGCGTCACGTGCTTCTTCAGGGGAAGCCATCAACGCCATCGCCAAAGCCGTGCCGCACTTTTTCGGAGGTTCCGCAGATCTCGCCGGATCCAACAAGACGACGATTAAGGACGTCGGGGACTTCACCCCCACTGACTATGCCGGACGTAATATCTGGTTTGGTGTCCGGGAGTTTGCCATGGGGGCCGCACTGAACGGCATGACACTGCACGGCGGAATCAAGGCATTTGGAGGTACATTCTTCGTATTCTCGGATTACCTTCGTCCAGCCATTCGTCTCGCTGCCTTGATGAACTTGCCTGTGACCTATGTGTTTACCCACGACAGTGTCGCCGTCGGGGAAGACGGCCCGACCCATCAACCTGTGGAACAGCTGGCTTCCCTCCGGGCCATGCCGAATCTCAACGTCATTCGTCCGGCCGATGGCAATGAAACGTCCGCCGCCTGGGAAGTGGCGATGACAGCCACTGAAACGCCGACGGCTCTCGTGTTGTCGAGGCAGAATCTCCCGACGATTGAAGGGACGAAAGAAAACGCCCGTGACGGCGTCAAAAAAGGAGCATATGTCGTCTCCGCACCGGACGCAGAAGAACCGGCAGCCCTTTTGTTGGCAACTGGTTCAGAAGTGAAGCTCGCCATCGATGCAAAAGAGGAACTGGCGAAAGAAAACATCCCGGTCTCTGTTGTCAGCATGCCATCCTGGGATCTCTTCGAAGCCCAGTCAAAAGCGTATAAGGACTCCGTCCTCACGCCTAAGGTCAAAACCCGCCTGGCCATTGAGATGGCCGCATCCCTCGGTTGGGACCACTATACAGGTGAACACGGCGCCGTGCACTGTATCGACGGATTCGGTGCCTCCGGTGCCATGGACAAAGTGCTGAATGAATACGGCTTTACAACAGATCAGATCGTTACCAAAGTCAAAGGGTTACTTCAATCTGAATAA